A stretch of the Alnus glutinosa chromosome 6, dhAlnGlut1.1, whole genome shotgun sequence genome encodes the following:
- the LOC133871923 gene encoding auxin-responsive protein SAUR71, which produces MDSKKSNKIRQIVRLQQILKKWRKLANSSKPTMSSSSSKSIKFLKRTLSLSEENTVPKGYLAVCVGEELKRFVIPTEYLGHRAFHILLREAEEEFGFQQTGVLRIPCEVYVFENILKMVEEKKDVFFMQECCSSENRLTPSDHRQQSPMCR; this is translated from the coding sequence ATGGATTCAAAGAAGTCTAACAAAATCAGACAAATTGTTAGGCTTCAACAGATCCTCAAGAAGTGGAGAAAGCTTGCCAACTCGTCAAAGCCGACCAtgagcagcagcagcagcaagaGCATCAAGTTTCTGAAGAGAACACTTTCTTTATCTGAAGAGAATACTGTCCCAAAAGGCTACCTGGCCGTCTGTGTCGGAGAAGAGCTGAAGAGATTTGTTATACCAACCGAGTATTTGGGTCATCGTGCTTTTCATATTTTACTGCGAGAAGCAGAGGAGGAGTTCGGGTTTCAACAGACTGGTGTTTTGAGGATTCCTTGTGAAGTTTATGTGTTTGAAAACATTTTGAAAATGGTGGAGGAAAAGAAGGACGTGTTCTTCATGCAGGAATGCTGCTCGTCGGAGAACCGGCTCACTCCTTCTGATCACCGACAGCAGAGCCCAATGTGCAGATAg